In the genome of Streptomyces globosus, one region contains:
- a CDS encoding DUF6167 family protein, translated as MFRRAFWFTAGAAAGVWATTKVNRRLKQLTPESLAAQAADKAVEAGHRLKHFALDVKAGMSQREDELNDALGLCRSEEGTARPDNVTALPGPRRLQAIENPQRTIHRPNFSHINRNEDH; from the coding sequence ATGTTCCGCCGAGCCTTCTGGTTCACCGCAGGCGCAGCCGCCGGCGTGTGGGCCACCACCAAGGTCAACCGCCGGCTGAAGCAGCTGACGCCGGAGAGCCTCGCCGCGCAGGCCGCCGACAAGGCCGTCGAGGCCGGCCACCGGCTCAAGCACTTCGCCCTCGACGTCAAAGCGGGAATGTCGCAGCGCGAGGACGAGCTGAACGACGCACTGGGGTTGTGCCGGTCCGAAGAAGGCACAGCCCGGCCCGACAACGTCACCGCCCTCCCCGGGCCGCGGCGGCTGCAGGCCATCGAGAACCCGCAACGCACCATCCACCGACCGAACTTCTCCCACATCAACCGGAATGAGGACCACTGA
- a CDS encoding DUF948 domain-containing protein, whose product MSGGEVAGILVAVFWAILVSFLAVALARLAQVLKATTKLVADVTEQAVPLLADASTTVRSARTQLDRVDAIASDVQEVTSNASALSSTVASTFGGPLVKVAAFGYGVRKALGRTQDGAPGTAERRTVIVGRTVPAARRRKQKG is encoded by the coding sequence GTGTCCGGTGGAGAGGTGGCCGGGATCCTCGTGGCCGTCTTCTGGGCCATCCTCGTCTCCTTCCTCGCCGTGGCGCTGGCGAGGCTGGCGCAGGTGCTCAAGGCGACCACCAAACTGGTGGCCGACGTGACCGAGCAGGCCGTCCCCCTGCTCGCCGACGCCTCCACCACCGTCCGCTCCGCGCGCACCCAGCTCGACCGGGTCGACGCCATCGCGAGCGACGTCCAGGAGGTCACGTCGAACGCCTCCGCCCTGTCCTCCACCGTGGCCTCCACCTTCGGCGGCCCGCTCGTGAAGGTCGCGGCCTTCGGCTACGGCGTCCGCAAGGCCCTGGGCAGGACCCAGGACGGGGCGCCTGGCACCGCCGAACGGCGTACCGTGATCGTTGGCCGCACGGTGCCGGCCGCGCGGCGCCGCAAGCAGAAGGGCTGA